The following proteins are co-located in the Fusarium verticillioides 7600 chromosome 7, whole genome shotgun sequence genome:
- a CDS encoding eukaryotic translation initiation factor 6, translating to MAVRAQFENSNEVGVFSTLTNSYALVALGASENFYSVFEAELQDIIPTVRTTIAGTRIIGRMTAGNRKGLLVPTTTTDQELQHLRNSLPDSVRIQRIEERLSALGNVIVTNDHIALVHPDLERETEEIIADVLGVEVFRQTVADNVLVGSYMSLSNQGGLVHPKTPIQDQDELSSLLQVPLVAGSVNRGSNVVGAGMVVNDWLAVTGLDTTATELSVIESVFRLGEGQGPSNINTSMKDTMVESFY from the exons ATGGCCGTCCGCGCTCAATTCGAGAACTCCAACGA GGTCGGTGTCTTTTCCACCTTGACCAACTCTTACGCCCTCGTGGCTCTCGGTGCCAGTGAGAACTTCTACAG TGTCTTTGAAGCCGAACTCCAAGATATCATTCCTACTGTACGAACCACAATCGCTGGTACCCGTATCATTGGCCGTATGACCGCTGGTAACCGAAAGGGTCTTCTCGTTCCCACAACCACAACCGACCAGGAGCTGCAGCACTTGAGAAATTCACTTCCTGATTCAGTCCGTATCCAACGTATCGAGGAGCGCTTGTCAGCTCTCGGAAACGTCATCGTCACAAACGATCACATCGCTCTTGTGCACCCTGATTTGGAGCGTGAAACAGAAGAGATTATCGCAGATGTCCTCGGCGTGGAAGTCTTCCGTCAGACTGTCGCAGACAATGTCCTAGTGGGCAGCTACATGAGCTTGTCTAACCAGGGTGGCCTCGTGCATCCCAAGACCCCTATTCAAGATCAGGACGAATTGTCCAGCTTGCTTCAGGTTCCTCTCGTCGCCGGTAGTGTCAACCGTGGCTCAAACGTTGTTGGCGCTGGAATGGTCGTCAACGACTGGCTCGCCGTGACTGGCCTCGACACAACTGCCACAGAGCTCAGCGTTATCGAGAGTGTGTTCCGCCTTGGCGAGGGTCAGGGccccagcaacatcaacacgAGCATGAAGGACACCATGGTCGAGTCTTTCTACTAA
- a CDS encoding translation initiation factor 4G, whose amino-acid sequence MTSPANQQNPIQANNSPATTASSYASAAGAPKKSAQAPIVATGSHPPAVVGVSSSSQNAKDASSSPVNGKPAVTPAVPAVTRSSANLNGPDHSRKSSVTMAANGPNSFVANGGPVTAGKPGIQFGYDSPAMTNSTPQASSAAPIPIPGGGNARVPSPAHSPSPIPQPSASGGRPPSGLQQAGGNTMTFGSLGSDGERHMRQGSTPTNPNAQPGAHFRRESGHSAQGDGAGRGNFQPQGGRGRGFNPHGGNYSSQMGFPPTNQFRNGPGQGRGMPPAFQPQGRNLQYPNSPQPARSPALVPSLPGTPNMQPATMQPGMTPQYHYQPPMPQQHQQVQYPLSQVDKPLSKNSKKNKGKRGDLEKSVQVNHSQELSRDLHGNEFNQRRRFSKRSDQPWRGPDTSSSRVTSFSYPKNAFQPLSLNEPTPSLDLSPGSGFFEYMLTLKKKQNYGYPPPPVDGFGRPLSMQYNYANMPYMAVPPQANSPSYGQNYVTPYTQHGHNMSRTPSQPERPPSASQPNAPVVVSSTPQPQNSSLKPTANSFVKVPKKSAAIQIKNAAGEVIDTSSFKTPSSPAPSIQQSKTPPVIASSTSPPKPSTPSHGRTDSHAATKTAKQIQDELKEKIKQATQAPPKEDKPKPVEPAAKTEDKPAEQSEAKLSETKAEPAPSTKAEPESKPEPEVKAPEATLKIEEPKKEAEKPAEPANKEETEDEEIERMIREMEEEDARREKAEEEHRQKVEAQKAIAKEQAEKDRVKNAAEEDRKLREQEREMERLEEEKEKRRQQAGSSAPSVAELLSQARSGKDTEPAKVESVTDKLASMKIGGDKPADSAAPKHEKRGAKPAALNLAPLNTKPVEPAQPSAALQSLKSARFLKVIEQDIYPAGIKSPNPALNAAVQKKGKTFKYDANFLLQFQKVFTEQPSLEFGQQVKSLIGDDRSRTNTPGGSGRGSRGPSSGIGSGFPMGSFNAPTASRPLPSNSTSELRFALSNQQRPGIGSMGRGPSNFPTSGSSRGPSQLPNSPRGSRRRGGGSQRGEGVREAQAAKTMPLTAGQELKPIAQTANGWKPTSVGRNANPAAANPSGHLEPDMVQRKVKAALNKMTPEKFDRIADQILLIASQSKDESDGRTLRQVIQLTFEKATDEAHWASMYAKFCKRMLETMSPDVRDERIKDKNGNVVSGGNLFRKYLLNRCQEEFERGWTVNLPDKPDEEEDAAGKKTAEAALLSDEYYAAAAAKRRGLGLVQFIGELYKLGMLTERIMHECVHKLVDYKGVPDEAEVESLSKLLRTIGGNLDSTEKGRPMMDAYFQRIQTMMDLPELPSRLKFMLLDVIDLRKAGWHSKETNKGPKTLDEVRAEAEAAQAAKAQEAARTNQRGGGRPPVGRGDARNFSAGYAQQTSNQVGMDDLRRLKGSANRTSSGNISLGPASMLSSRSNSGRRMGPGGYLGPRGEDSATSSRTGTPPTRENTSHSNAFSLLANMENDHPASPPSTSASPAMSKAVPDSDKKESE is encoded by the exons ATGACGTCGCCTGCCAACCAGCAGAATCCCATTCAGGCGAACAACAGCCCCGCGACTACGGCTTCTTCGTATGCCTCTGCTGCAGGTGCGCCTAAGAAGTCAGCCCAGGCCCCTATAGTCGCAACTGGATCCCACCCTCCCGCGGTGGTTGGAgtttcgtcttcttcgcagAATGCGAAAGACGCCTCATCGTCTCCTGTGAACGGCAAACCCGCCGTCACCCCCGCTGTCCCTGCTGTCACTCGCAGCAGCGCTAACCTCAACGGCCCCGATCATTCTCGTAAGAGCTCCGTTACCATGGCTGCCAACGGTCCGAACAGTTTTGTCGCCAACGGTGGCCCGGTCACTGCTGGCAAGCCTGGCATCCAGTTCGGTTACGACTCTCCCGCAATGACCAACAGCACACCTCAGGCCTCCAGTGCTGCGCCCATTCCTATTCCTGGTGGTGGAAATGCCCGAGTTCCCTCTCCTGCTCACTCACCTTCACCTATTCCTCAGCCTTCAGCCAGTGGCGGTCGACCTCCTTCTGGTCTCCAACAGGCAGGAGGCAATACAATGACATTTGGCAGTCTCGGTAGCGATGGCGAA CGCCACATGAGGCAGGGCTCTACTCCAACGAACCCCAATGCACAGCCTGGAGCTCACTTCCGACGTGAATCTGGCCACTCGGCTCAAGGTGACGGCGCTGGTCGAGGTAATTTCCAGCCACAGGGCGGTCGTGGCCGCGGATTCAATCCCCATGGCGGCAACTACAGCTCGCAAATGGGATTCCCTCCCACCAACCAGTTCCGTAACGGCCCTGGTCAGGGTCGTGGCATGCCCCCAGCTTTCCAGCCTCAGGGCCGCAACCTTCAGTACCCGAACTCTCCTCAGCCTGCCCGAAGCCCGGCTCTCGTCCCCTCGCTTCCGGGTACACCTAACATGCAGCCTGCCACCATGCAGCCTGGCATGACGCCTCAATACCATTACCAACCTCCCAtgcctcaacagcatcaacaagtACAGTACCCCCTTTCCCAAGTTGATAAGCCTTTGTCGAAAAACAGCAAAAAGAATAAGGGGAAGCGTGGCGACCTGGAAAAGTCGGTCCAGGTCAACCACTCACAAGAGTTGTCACGAGATCTGCATGGGAACGAGTTCAACCAACGTCGGCGTTTCAGTAAACGTTCAGATCAACCATGGCGAGGACCAGATACCAGCAGCTCGCGTGTAACGTCATTCAGTTATCCCAAAAATGCTTTCCAACCCCTGTCCTTAAATGAACCAACTCCGTCACTCGACTTGTCACCAGGAAGTGGCTTCTTTGAATACATGCTAactttaaaaaaaaaacagaaCTACGGTTATCCTCCCCCGCCGGTGGATGGTTTCGGACGCCCACTGTCGATGCAATACAATTATGCCAATATGCCATATATGGCTGTTCCTCCCCAGGCTAACTCCCCTAGTTACGGACAGAACTACGTCACTCCCTACACACAGCATGGCCACAACATGTCACGAACACCATCCCAGCCTGAGAGGCCACCGAGCGCCAGCCAGCCAAATGCTCCGGTCGTGGTATCATCTACTCCCCAGCCCCAGAACTCGTCATTGAAGCCCACCGCAAACAGCTTCGTCAAGGTGCCTAAGAAGAGCGCCGCTatccagatcaagaacgCTGCTGGTGAAGTCATTGACACCTCGTCCTTCAaaactccatcatctcccgcTCCCAGCATCCAGCAATCCAAGACTCCTCCCGTGATTGCTTCGTCTACTTCCcctccaaagccatcaaCCCCATCTCATGGCCGCACTGATAGTCATGCTGCCACCAAGACTGCTAAGCAGATTCAGGATGAGCTTAAGGAGAAAATCAAGCAAGCCACGCAGGCGCCGCCCAAGGAGGATAAGCCAAAGCCTGTTGAGCCTGCAGCTAAAACCGAAGACAAGCCTGCTGAACAATCTGAGGCCAAGCTCTCcgagaccaaggccgagcCTGCACCCTCTACTAAGGCTGAACCTGAAAGCAAGCCCGAACCTGAGGTCAAGGCCCCTGAAGCCActctcaagattgaggagcccaagaaggaggccgagaagcCCGCCGAGCCTGCCAACAAGGAGGAAactgaggatgaagagatagAGCGTATGATCCgcgagatggaggaggaggatgctcGCCGTgagaaggccgaggaagagcatcGTCAAAAGGTCGAGGCCCagaaggccattgccaaGGAACAAGCCGAAAAGGACCGTGTCAAGAACGCTGCAGAGGAGGACCGCAAACTCCGAGAACAAGAGCGCGAGATGGAGCgtctcgaggaggagaaggagaagcgacGCCAGCAGGCCGGCTCATCTGCTCCTTCAGTCGCCGAACTTCTCTCCCAGGCTCGAAGCGGCAAGGACACTGAGCCTGCTAAGGTCGAGTCTGTTACCGACAAGCTTGCTAGCATGAAGATTGGAGGCGACAAGCCTGCCGACTCTGCTGCGCCCAAGCACGAGAAGCGCGGTGCGAAGCCTGCTGCTCTCAACTTGGCCCCTCTTAAcaccaagcctgttgagcCCGCTCAACCTAGCGCCGCCCTGCAATCGCTCAAGTCTGCCCGTTTCCTGAAGGTCATCGAGCAAGATATCTACCCTGCTGGCATCAAGTCGCCCAATCCTGCTCTTAATGCAGCGgtccagaagaagggcaagacaTTCAAGTATGATGCCAACTTCTTGTTGCAGTTCCAAAAGGTCTTTACCGAGCAGCCTTCTCTCGAATTCGGCCAGCAAGTCAAGTCTCTTATCGGGGATGACCGTTCAAGAACCAATACTCCTGGCGGCTCTGGCCGAGGCTCTCGTGGCCCCAGCTCAGGTATCGGCAGTGGATTTCCGATGGGTAGCTTCAACGCCCCTACCGCTTCCCGGCCTCTTCCCAGTAACAGTACCTCTGAACTCCGTTTCGCCCTTTCCAACCAGCAGCGACCTGGTATTGGTTCCATGGGCCGTGGTCCCAGCAATTTCCCTACAAGCGGCTCCTCCCGCGGCCCCTCTCAACTTCCTAACTCTCCCCGAGGGTCTCGTCGTCGTGGCGGCGGCAGCCAGCGTGGCGAAGGCGTCAGGGAAGCTCAGGCTGCTAAGACCATGCCTTTGACTGCAGGCCAGGAGCTTAAGCCCATTGCCCAGACCGCCAATGGTTGGAAGCCTACAAGTGTTGGCAGGAATGCCAACCCAGCCGCTGCTAATCCCTCTGGCCATCTTGAGCCTGATATGGTTCAAAGAAAGGTCAAGGCGGCACTCAACAAGATGACACCCGAGAAGTTCGACAGAATTGCAGACCAGATCCTGCTTATTGCATCTCAGTCCAAGGATGAGTCCGACGGGCGTACACTTCGCCAAGTCATCCAGCTCACCTTTGAGAAGGCCACCGATGAGGCCCATTGGGCTTCTATGTATGCCAAGTTCTGCAAACGTATGCTCGAGACTATGAGCCCCGACGTCCGTGATGAGCGtatcaaagacaagaatggTAACGTCGTCAGCGGTGGTAACTTGTTCCGCAAGTACCTTCTCAACAGATGTCaggaggagtttgagcgTGGTTGGACCGTTAATTTGCCTGACAAGcctgatgaggaagaagacgctgcgggcaagaagactgctgaggctgctctcCTGTCCGATGAGTACtatgctgctgctgctgccaagcGACGTGGTCTTGGTCTAGTCCAGTTCATTGGTGAACTCTACAAGCTCGGCATGCTTACAGAACGTATCATGCACGAGTGTGTGCACAAACTCGTCGACTATAAGGGAGTACCTGACGAGGCTGAAGTTGAGTCGCTTAGCAAGCTGCTCAGGACTATTGGTGGCAACCTCGACAGCACTGAGAAGGGTCGACCCATGATGGACGCTTACTTCCAGCGCATCCAGACCATGATGGATCTTCCCGAGCTTCCCAGCCGACTTAAGTTCATGCTCCTGGACGTTATTGACCTGCGCAAGGCCGGATGGCACTCCAAGGAGACCAACAAGGGACCCAAGACCCTCGATGAAGTCCGAgctgaggccgaggctgCCCAGGCTGCCAAAGCTCAGGAGGCTGCTCGCACTAATCAGCGAGGTGGTGGTCGCCCTCCTGTCGGACGAGGCGACGCTCGCAACTTCTCAGCTGGTTACGCACAACAAACCAGCAATCAGGTCGGAATGGACGACCTGCGCCGCCTGAAGGGCTCTGCCAACCGAACCTCAAGCGGCAACATCTCTCTTGGCCCTGCTTCCATGCTCTCTTCTCGTAGTAACAGCGGAAGACGCATGGGTCCCGGCGGCTACCTTGGTCCTCGCGGTGAGGACTCTGCTACTTCTTCACGAACTGGCACTCCTCCTACCCGCGAGAACACCTCTCACTCTAATGCATTCAG CCTCCTTGCCAACATGGAGAATGACCACCCGGCTTCGCCCCCGTCTACTTCTGCCTCCCCCGCGATGTCGAAGGCTGTCCCTGACAGTGATAAGAAAGAGAGCGAGTAA
- a CDS encoding translation initiation factor 4G: MTSPANQQNPIQANNSPATTASSYASAAGAPKKSAQAPIVATGSHPPAVVGVSSSSQNAKDASSSPVNGKPAVTPAVPAVTRSSANLNGPDHSRKSSVTMAANGPNSFVANGGPVTAGKPGIQFGYDSPAMTNSTPQASSAAPIPIPGGGNARVPSPAHSPSPIPQPSASGGRPPSGLQQAGGNTMTFGSLGSDGERHMRQGSTPTNPNAQPGAHFRRESGHSAQGDGAGRGNFQPQGGRGRGFNPHGGNYSSQMGFPPTNQFRNGPGQGRGMPPAFQPQGRNLQYPNSPQPARSPALVPSLPGTPNMQPATMQPGMTPQYHYQPPMPQQHQQNYGYPPPPVDGFGRPLSMQYNYANMPYMAVPPQANSPSYGQNYVTPYTQHGHNMSRTPSQPERPPSASQPNAPVVVSSTPQPQNSSLKPTANSFVKVPKKSAAIQIKNAAGEVIDTSSFKTPSSPAPSIQQSKTPPVIASSTSPPKPSTPSHGRTDSHAATKTAKQIQDELKEKIKQATQAPPKEDKPKPVEPAAKTEDKPAEQSEAKLSETKAEPAPSTKAEPESKPEPEVKAPEATLKIEEPKKEAEKPAEPANKEETEDEEIERMIREMEEEDARREKAEEEHRQKVEAQKAIAKEQAEKDRVKNAAEEDRKLREQEREMERLEEEKEKRRQQAGSSAPSVAELLSQARSGKDTEPAKVESVTDKLASMKIGGDKPADSAAPKHEKRGAKPAALNLAPLNTKPVEPAQPSAALQSLKSARFLKVIEQDIYPAGIKSPNPALNAAVQKKGKTFKYDANFLLQFQKVFTEQPSLEFGQQVKSLIGDDRSRTNTPGGSGRGSRGPSSGIGSGFPMGSFNAPTASRPLPSNSTSELRFALSNQQRPGIGSMGRGPSNFPTSGSSRGPSQLPNSPRGSRRRGGGSQRGEGVREAQAAKTMPLTAGQELKPIAQTANGWKPTSVGRNANPAAANPSGHLEPDMVQRKVKAALNKMTPEKFDRIADQILLIASQSKDESDGRTLRQVIQLTFEKATDEAHWASMYAKFCKRMLETMSPDVRDERIKDKNGNVVSGGNLFRKYLLNRCQEEFERGWTVNLPDKPDEEEDAAGKKTAEAALLSDEYYAAAAAKRRGLGLVQFIGELYKLGMLTERIMHECVHKLVDYKGVPDEAEVESLSKLLRTIGGNLDSTEKGRPMMDAYFQRIQTMMDLPELPSRLKFMLLDVIDLRKAGWHSKETNKGPKTLDEVRAEAEAAQAAKAQEAARTNQRGGGRPPVGRGDARNFSAGYAQQTSNQVGMDDLRRLKGSANRTSSGNISLGPASMLSSRSNSGRRMGPGGYLGPRGEDSATSSRTGTPPTRENTSHSNAFSLLANMENDHPASPPSTSASPAMSKAVPDSDKKESE, encoded by the exons ATGACGTCGCCTGCCAACCAGCAGAATCCCATTCAGGCGAACAACAGCCCCGCGACTACGGCTTCTTCGTATGCCTCTGCTGCAGGTGCGCCTAAGAAGTCAGCCCAGGCCCCTATAGTCGCAACTGGATCCCACCCTCCCGCGGTGGTTGGAgtttcgtcttcttcgcagAATGCGAAAGACGCCTCATCGTCTCCTGTGAACGGCAAACCCGCCGTCACCCCCGCTGTCCCTGCTGTCACTCGCAGCAGCGCTAACCTCAACGGCCCCGATCATTCTCGTAAGAGCTCCGTTACCATGGCTGCCAACGGTCCGAACAGTTTTGTCGCCAACGGTGGCCCGGTCACTGCTGGCAAGCCTGGCATCCAGTTCGGTTACGACTCTCCCGCAATGACCAACAGCACACCTCAGGCCTCCAGTGCTGCGCCCATTCCTATTCCTGGTGGTGGAAATGCCCGAGTTCCCTCTCCTGCTCACTCACCTTCACCTATTCCTCAGCCTTCAGCCAGTGGCGGTCGACCTCCTTCTGGTCTCCAACAGGCAGGAGGCAATACAATGACATTTGGCAGTCTCGGTAGCGATGGCGAA CGCCACATGAGGCAGGGCTCTACTCCAACGAACCCCAATGCACAGCCTGGAGCTCACTTCCGACGTGAATCTGGCCACTCGGCTCAAGGTGACGGCGCTGGTCGAGGTAATTTCCAGCCACAGGGCGGTCGTGGCCGCGGATTCAATCCCCATGGCGGCAACTACAGCTCGCAAATGGGATTCCCTCCCACCAACCAGTTCCGTAACGGCCCTGGTCAGGGTCGTGGCATGCCCCCAGCTTTCCAGCCTCAGGGCCGCAACCTTCAGTACCCGAACTCTCCTCAGCCTGCCCGAAGCCCGGCTCTCGTCCCCTCGCTTCCGGGTACACCTAACATGCAGCCTGCCACCATGCAGCCTGGCATGACGCCTCAATACCATTACCAACCTCCCAtgcctcaacagcatcaacaa aaCTACGGTTATCCTCCCCCGCCGGTGGATGGTTTCGGACGCCCACTGTCGATGCAATACAATTATGCCAATATGCCATATATGGCTGTTCCTCCCCAGGCTAACTCCCCTAGTTACGGACAGAACTACGTCACTCCCTACACACAGCATGGCCACAACATGTCACGAACACCATCCCAGCCTGAGAGGCCACCGAGCGCCAGCCAGCCAAATGCTCCGGTCGTGGTATCATCTACTCCCCAGCCCCAGAACTCGTCATTGAAGCCCACCGCAAACAGCTTCGTCAAGGTGCCTAAGAAGAGCGCCGCTatccagatcaagaacgCTGCTGGTGAAGTCATTGACACCTCGTCCTTCAaaactccatcatctcccgcTCCCAGCATCCAGCAATCCAAGACTCCTCCCGTGATTGCTTCGTCTACTTCCcctccaaagccatcaaCCCCATCTCATGGCCGCACTGATAGTCATGCTGCCACCAAGACTGCTAAGCAGATTCAGGATGAGCTTAAGGAGAAAATCAAGCAAGCCACGCAGGCGCCGCCCAAGGAGGATAAGCCAAAGCCTGTTGAGCCTGCAGCTAAAACCGAAGACAAGCCTGCTGAACAATCTGAGGCCAAGCTCTCcgagaccaaggccgagcCTGCACCCTCTACTAAGGCTGAACCTGAAAGCAAGCCCGAACCTGAGGTCAAGGCCCCTGAAGCCActctcaagattgaggagcccaagaaggaggccgagaagcCCGCCGAGCCTGCCAACAAGGAGGAAactgaggatgaagagatagAGCGTATGATCCgcgagatggaggaggaggatgctcGCCGTgagaaggccgaggaagagcatcGTCAAAAGGTCGAGGCCCagaaggccattgccaaGGAACAAGCCGAAAAGGACCGTGTCAAGAACGCTGCAGAGGAGGACCGCAAACTCCGAGAACAAGAGCGCGAGATGGAGCgtctcgaggaggagaaggagaagcgacGCCAGCAGGCCGGCTCATCTGCTCCTTCAGTCGCCGAACTTCTCTCCCAGGCTCGAAGCGGCAAGGACACTGAGCCTGCTAAGGTCGAGTCTGTTACCGACAAGCTTGCTAGCATGAAGATTGGAGGCGACAAGCCTGCCGACTCTGCTGCGCCCAAGCACGAGAAGCGCGGTGCGAAGCCTGCTGCTCTCAACTTGGCCCCTCTTAAcaccaagcctgttgagcCCGCTCAACCTAGCGCCGCCCTGCAATCGCTCAAGTCTGCCCGTTTCCTGAAGGTCATCGAGCAAGATATCTACCCTGCTGGCATCAAGTCGCCCAATCCTGCTCTTAATGCAGCGgtccagaagaagggcaagacaTTCAAGTATGATGCCAACTTCTTGTTGCAGTTCCAAAAGGTCTTTACCGAGCAGCCTTCTCTCGAATTCGGCCAGCAAGTCAAGTCTCTTATCGGGGATGACCGTTCAAGAACCAATACTCCTGGCGGCTCTGGCCGAGGCTCTCGTGGCCCCAGCTCAGGTATCGGCAGTGGATTTCCGATGGGTAGCTTCAACGCCCCTACCGCTTCCCGGCCTCTTCCCAGTAACAGTACCTCTGAACTCCGTTTCGCCCTTTCCAACCAGCAGCGACCTGGTATTGGTTCCATGGGCCGTGGTCCCAGCAATTTCCCTACAAGCGGCTCCTCCCGCGGCCCCTCTCAACTTCCTAACTCTCCCCGAGGGTCTCGTCGTCGTGGCGGCGGCAGCCAGCGTGGCGAAGGCGTCAGGGAAGCTCAGGCTGCTAAGACCATGCCTTTGACTGCAGGCCAGGAGCTTAAGCCCATTGCCCAGACCGCCAATGGTTGGAAGCCTACAAGTGTTGGCAGGAATGCCAACCCAGCCGCTGCTAATCCCTCTGGCCATCTTGAGCCTGATATGGTTCAAAGAAAGGTCAAGGCGGCACTCAACAAGATGACACCCGAGAAGTTCGACAGAATTGCAGACCAGATCCTGCTTATTGCATCTCAGTCCAAGGATGAGTCCGACGGGCGTACACTTCGCCAAGTCATCCAGCTCACCTTTGAGAAGGCCACCGATGAGGCCCATTGGGCTTCTATGTATGCCAAGTTCTGCAAACGTATGCTCGAGACTATGAGCCCCGACGTCCGTGATGAGCGtatcaaagacaagaatggTAACGTCGTCAGCGGTGGTAACTTGTTCCGCAAGTACCTTCTCAACAGATGTCaggaggagtttgagcgTGGTTGGACCGTTAATTTGCCTGACAAGcctgatgaggaagaagacgctgcgggcaagaagactgctgaggctgctctcCTGTCCGATGAGTACtatgctgctgctgctgccaagcGACGTGGTCTTGGTCTAGTCCAGTTCATTGGTGAACTCTACAAGCTCGGCATGCTTACAGAACGTATCATGCACGAGTGTGTGCACAAACTCGTCGACTATAAGGGAGTACCTGACGAGGCTGAAGTTGAGTCGCTTAGCAAGCTGCTCAGGACTATTGGTGGCAACCTCGACAGCACTGAGAAGGGTCGACCCATGATGGACGCTTACTTCCAGCGCATCCAGACCATGATGGATCTTCCCGAGCTTCCCAGCCGACTTAAGTTCATGCTCCTGGACGTTATTGACCTGCGCAAGGCCGGATGGCACTCCAAGGAGACCAACAAGGGACCCAAGACCCTCGATGAAGTCCGAgctgaggccgaggctgCCCAGGCTGCCAAAGCTCAGGAGGCTGCTCGCACTAATCAGCGAGGTGGTGGTCGCCCTCCTGTCGGACGAGGCGACGCTCGCAACTTCTCAGCTGGTTACGCACAACAAACCAGCAATCAGGTCGGAATGGACGACCTGCGCCGCCTGAAGGGCTCTGCCAACCGAACCTCAAGCGGCAACATCTCTCTTGGCCCTGCTTCCATGCTCTCTTCTCGTAGTAACAGCGGAAGACGCATGGGTCCCGGCGGCTACCTTGGTCCTCGCGGTGAGGACTCTGCTACTTCTTCACGAACTGGCACTCCTCCTACCCGCGAGAACACCTCTCACTCTAATGCATTCAG CCTCCTTGCCAACATGGAGAATGACCACCCGGCTTCGCCCCCGTCTACTTCTGCCTCCCCCGCGATGTCGAAGGCTGTCCCTGACAGTGATAAGAAAGAGAGCGAGTAA
- a CDS encoding translation initiation factor 5 — protein MALVNVRRDVSDAFYRYKMERLQTKIEGKGNGIKTVVVNLSSVAASLARPGSYVIKYFGFELGAQTNIDPKDDRWIINGAHDAPKLQDHLDGFINKFVLCKKCKNPETDVVIKDDRILLDCKACGQRTDVDIRLKLSGFILKNQPKKGKKDKAERRAAKKARQNGNAANGTNGQHGAGSDEASENGSNENGDEDVGSDDEFQKVAAEAAEAAQENEVKEHEWAVDMSEEAVKARQASLPGEFKQKLSIGDDDDDEGEGGPTIYDELGDWIQSQAEEKGSVDKVESIDIYVKAKELGIEGKHRSVLVLVQTIFDKNIVAQIPKRASMLKQFVTSERHEKALLGGTERLVGTLAADHPEMFQSIVKILQLYYHYDLISEEVVTKWGSKASKKYTDISTSKKVRKAAEPFLTWLAEADSEESSDEE, from the exons atggctctcgTCAACGTTCGTCGCGATGTCAGCGATGCTTTCTATCGTTACAAGATGGAGCGTCTGCAGACCAAGATTGAAGGTAAAGGAAACGGCATCAAGACCGTCGTCGTCAACCTGAGCAGCGTTGCTGCCTCTCTTGCCCGTCCTGGTTCTTATGTCATTAAGTACTTTGGTTTCGAGCTTGGTGCTCAGACCAACATTGATCCCAAAGACGACCGTTGGATTATCAACGGTGCTCATGATGctcccaagcttcaggatcaCCTCGATGGTTTCATCAATAAGTTCGTTCTCTGCAAAAAATGCAAGAATCCCGAGACCGATGTTGTCATTAAGGATGATCGTATCCTGCTTGACTGCAAGGCCTGCGGTCAGCGTACCGATGTCGATATCcgcctcaagctcagtggctttatcctcaagaaccagcccaagaagggcaagaaggacaaggccgagCGCAgggctgccaagaaggctcgACAGAACGGCAATGCTGCCAACGGCACCAACGGTCAGCATGGCGCTGGCAGCGATGAGGCATCTGAGAACGGCTCAAACGAGAACGGCGACGAGGACGTTGGCAGTGACGACGAGTTCCAGAAGGTTGCGGCCGAGGCCGCCGAAGCCGCTCAGGAGAACGAAGTCAAGGAGCATGAATGGGCTGTTGACATGAGCGAGGAAGCCGTCAAGGCCCGTCAGGCCTCTCTCCCCGGCGAGTTCAAGCAGAAACTCAgcattggcgatgatgatgatgatgaaggcgaGGGTGGCCCCACCATCTacgatgagcttggcgacTGGATTCAGTCCCAGGCCGAGGAGAAGGGCAGCGTTGACAAGGTCGAATCTATCGACATCTatgtcaaagccaaggagcttggtaTTGAGGGCAAGCATCGTagtgttcttgttcttgtccaaaccatctttgacaagaatATTGTTGCCCAAATTCCCAAGCGTGCTAGCATGCTCAAGCAG TTTGTTACTTCTGAGCGTCACGAAAAGGCTTTGCTCGGTGGAACCGAACGTCTTGTCGGTACCCTGGCCGCTGACCACCCCGAGATGTTCCAGTCTATCGTCAAAATTCTCCAGCTCTACTACCACTATGACCTGATCAGCGAGGAGGTCGTGACCAAGTGGGGATCCAAGGCTAGCAAGAAGTACACTGACATCTCCACCTCCAAGAAGGTTcgcaaggctgctgagcctTTCTTGACCTGgcttgctgaggctgatTCGGAGGAGTcctctgatgaggagtaA